GATCGGTAACACTCCTGTTGCCATCGGATCAAGAGTACCGCCATGACCAATTTTCTTTTGTTTAAGTAACTTGCGTAACCGACTCACGCAGTCATGAGCCGTAATCGATGGTGGCTTATCGATACTAATAAATCCATTGAACATAAAAATAAAAAAACTGCGACGCTTGTTAATTAATACCAAAACACAAAACGGCATAGCCGTTTTGTGTTTTTACATCCCTAAAAAGCAGTAATGAGCAGCATGGTGCTTACACTATCTAGCATATACTCCCTTCCCAATGAAAGAATAGACGTTGCGGCGCGAAGCGCCGCAACGCTATTTCTTGGTTTTATACGTCTATTTCTTCGGTGGGAAGGGAGTATCTGCCAAGTATATGTAACCCAAGAAGAGAATGGCGGCGCGAAGCGCCGCCATTCTCTTCTTGGGTTTTATGTCCTAGATTGTGATAAATTACAAAGCCTCTAATCATGCCAAGAAACAAAATGAAGCGAAAGCGAGGAAAATCTGTCCTAAAATATAAACAGTAGATATTTAAAGATAAAGTTTTTTCCCAGTTGTATCTGTCTTGAAAAAAATGCTAGACCGCTACATCTCATGCATACCAGTCGCTAGACTTCAATACTATGTGTTTTTAGCTTCACCATTTGTGATATGGGGTGAGATAAGTTGACTCGATTTGTATTCGGCGATATTCATGGTCAATTTGATGGCTTAATGAAGTTAATTGACTTTATTAAGTACAGTCCTAATGACAAATTGTATTTTTTGGGCGACTTAATTGATCGCGGCGAGCGCAGTGCCGATGTTGTGAACTGGGTAATGAGCAATAATCATATTTGCCTCAAGGGAAATCATGAGCAAATGTGTCTTGATGCTTTTGGCTGTAGCGAAGAATCATTGATTTGGAAGGGATGGATACTGAATGGTGGTTCTAAAACCCTAGAAAGTTATGGAGCTGCTAATATGCCAGAAGCACATTTGGAGTGGATGCAGCAATTGCCACTTTATATGGATTTAGGTGATGTCTGGCTAGTCCATGCAGGCTTAAATCCCAATTTACCGCTCGAATTGCAAGGTGCGGCAGAGTTTTGTTGGATTCGCGAAGAATTTCATAGTGCGACAGAACCTTTCTTTGAAGACAAAATTATTATCACTGGACATACAATTACCTTTGTTTTTCCAGGGGTGAAACCAGGGAATTTAGTACTAGGCAAGGGATGGCTGGATATTGATACTGGTGGTTATCACCCTAAAAGTGGATGGCTATCGGCGTTGGACATCGATACTGCCACGGTCTATCAATGTAATACCTTTACCCATGAGTTAAGGGTAAATTCACTATCCGATATTACGACTGTGATTGAGCCGATGCCGACGCGATCGCAAAGACTGGAAATTGGCAAAACCAACGCCCAAAAGCGACGTTGGTCTTGGGTTTAAAAATAGAGATGTCGCAAAGCGACATCTCTATTTTTTAGGGGGACAATAAAACCTGATATAAATCTGGACGGCGATCGCGGAAAAATCCAAAGGATGCGCGATTAAGTCGAACTTGATCAAGATCAAAACTAGCTAAGATCACACCTTC
This genomic stretch from Pseudanabaena galeata CCNP1313 harbors:
- a CDS encoding metallophosphoesterase family protein — translated: MTRFVFGDIHGQFDGLMKLIDFIKYSPNDKLYFLGDLIDRGERSADVVNWVMSNNHICLKGNHEQMCLDAFGCSEESLIWKGWILNGGSKTLESYGAANMPEAHLEWMQQLPLYMDLGDVWLVHAGLNPNLPLELQGAAEFCWIREEFHSATEPFFEDKIIITGHTITFVFPGVKPGNLVLGKGWLDIDTGGYHPKSGWLSALDIDTATVYQCNTFTHELRVNSLSDITTVIEPMPTRSQRLEIGKTNAQKRRWSWV